A genomic region of Halococcus sediminicola contains the following coding sequences:
- a CDS encoding DUF6789 family protein gives MHRALRAVAGGVVGTLVLGFFLLVLDTQARGALSVAGVVARFLGVPGRPVLAVALFVALAVVGWPALFVAVEEYLPFGPDPAARGVVFAAVIGIVFVVVGRGAISGPILVLYVGFAMLAHLAYGFALGSVYGRLAR, from the coding sequence ATGCACAGGGCGCTGCGCGCGGTCGCCGGCGGCGTCGTCGGTACGCTCGTGTTGGGCTTTTTCCTGCTCGTCCTCGACACGCAGGCGCGCGGCGCGCTGTCGGTTGCCGGCGTCGTCGCTCGCTTTCTCGGCGTTCCGGGACGGCCGGTGCTGGCTGTCGCGCTGTTCGTCGCTCTCGCCGTCGTCGGCTGGCCGGCGCTGTTCGTCGCCGTCGAGGAGTATCTCCCGTTCGGCCCCGACCCCGCCGCCCGAGGTGTGGTCTTCGCGGCGGTCATCGGGATCGTCTTCGTCGTCGTCGGTCGCGGGGCCATTAGCGGCCCGATACTCGTCCTCTACGTCGGGTTTGCGATGCTCGCCCATCTCGCCTACGGCTTCGCGCTCGGCAGTGTCTACGGACGTCTCGCACGGTGA
- a CDS encoding cbb3-type cytochrome c oxidase subunit I, with amino-acid sequence MIGGGVVLAVLGVLLVALGTQFLRTKGWSALARPDGGYLPGGETGVQHEEKQAGLLRWLTTVDHKDIGILYLVFGTVAALWGGTEAMMMRTELLTPQADVWTAATYNGLFTTHGITMLFFFATPVFFGIGNYFLPLLLDADDMAFPRINAIGFWMLPPALLLARAGLPADALGKILSTVGIHIPILDVLHPPETGWTLYAPLSIQTTNPQVDLLLLGLHLSGIATTLGAINFIVTVVAERGEGVGWDNVDIFSWTMLSTSGVVLFAFPLLGSAVIMMLLDRNFGTTFYLVEGGGPILWQHLFWFFGHPEVYIIFLPATGLVSTILPKFSGRRLFGFRFIVYSTLAIGVLSFGVWAHHMFTTGIDPRVRASFMFVSLAIAVPSAVKVFNWLSTMYDGRIRLTAPMILSVGSVGTFIIGGVTGVFLAAIPIDLIYHDTQYVVGHFHFIIMGIIAMMMLAASYYWYPIITGRMYDQRLARLQAALTIAGVPVTFGSMLVMGALGLPRRYADYPTQFATLQQVASVGAFVIGVGALLWLWNMVQSYRVGPRVRDADVWNLKESGQFTREWQWFEEQLDERYAADGGETDD; translated from the coding sequence ATGATCGGGGGCGGTGTCGTGCTGGCGGTCCTCGGCGTGTTGCTGGTCGCGCTCGGAACGCAGTTCCTGCGAACCAAGGGCTGGTCCGCGCTCGCACGCCCCGACGGCGGCTATCTCCCCGGCGGCGAGACCGGCGTCCAACACGAGGAAAAACAGGCCGGCCTGCTGCGCTGGCTCACCACCGTCGACCACAAGGACATCGGCATCCTCTATCTCGTCTTCGGTACTGTGGCGGCGCTGTGGGGCGGCACCGAGGCGATGATGATGCGCACCGAACTACTGACCCCACAGGCCGACGTCTGGACCGCTGCCACCTACAACGGACTCTTTACTACTCACGGCATCACGATGCTGTTTTTCTTCGCTACGCCCGTGTTCTTCGGCATCGGGAACTACTTCCTCCCGCTCCTGCTTGACGCCGACGACATGGCGTTTCCGCGGATCAACGCCATCGGCTTCTGGATGCTGCCGCCGGCACTGTTGCTCGCACGGGCGGGTCTGCCCGCCGACGCGCTCGGCAAGATCCTCTCCACTGTTGGAATCCACATCCCGATCCTCGACGTGCTTCACCCACCCGAGACCGGCTGGACGCTGTACGCGCCGCTGTCGATTCAGACGACGAACCCGCAGGTGGACCTGCTCCTGTTGGGCCTGCATCTGAGCGGCATCGCGACCACCCTCGGTGCGATAAACTTCATCGTCACCGTCGTCGCCGAGCGCGGCGAGGGCGTCGGTTGGGACAACGTCGACATCTTTAGTTGGACGATGCTCTCGACCAGCGGCGTCGTCCTGTTCGCCTTCCCGCTCTTGGGGAGTGCGGTCATCATGATGCTGCTCGACCGCAACTTCGGCACCACGTTCTATCTCGTCGAGGGTGGCGGGCCGATCCTCTGGCAACACCTCTTCTGGTTCTTCGGCCATCCCGAGGTGTACATCATCTTCCTCCCCGCGACGGGACTGGTGAGCACCATCCTCCCGAAGTTCTCGGGGCGCAGACTGTTCGGGTTCCGATTCATCGTCTACTCGACGCTCGCCATCGGCGTCCTCTCCTTTGGCGTGTGGGCACACCACATGTTCACGACAGGTATCGACCCGCGCGTACGGGCGAGTTTCATGTTCGTCTCGCTGGCTATCGCCGTCCCGAGCGCCGTGAAGGTGTTCAACTGGCTCTCGACGATGTACGACGGGCGGATCCGTCTCACCGCGCCGATGATACTCTCGGTTGGCTCGGTCGGGACGTTCATCATCGGCGGCGTTACCGGAGTGTTTCTGGCCGCGATCCCCATCGACCTCATCTATCACGACACCCAGTACGTCGTCGGCCACTTCCACTTCATCATCATGGGCATCATCGCGATGATGATGCTCGCGGCGAGTTACTACTGGTATCCCATCATCACGGGACGGATGTACGATCAGCGCCTCGCACGCCTGCAGGCGGCGCTCACTATCGCCGGCGTGCCGGTGACGTTCGGCTCAATGCTCGTCATGGGGGCACTCGGCCTGCCGCGCCGATACGCCGACTACCCCACACAGTTCGCCACGCTCCAACAGGTCGCCTCCGTCGGCGCGTTCGTCATCGGCGTCGGCGCGCTGCTCTGGCTGTGGAACATGGTCCAGTCCTACCGCGTCGGCCCGCGCGTCCGCGACGCCGACGTCTGGAACCTCAAGGAGAGCGGGCAGTTCACCCGCGAGTGGCAGTGGTTCGAGGAGCAACTCGACGAGCGCTACGCGGCCGATGGCGGCGAGACCGACGACTGA
- a CDS encoding coiled-coil domain-containing protein: MSDADTTERTVTEDGITVTKSYETDEFPVPTVDFRVRSERDDGVTVRLADAIPDGVPSGDLGFHPDYGGDDWSLAGDNAVFEHFIAPGEEYRTVYGIRTDDHDPDRFMTDPELTVDAPEGTATESTDTGAGSTDTDEPTAPGRDSSQAARDVITGDREVAGLDGDDTVEDVTISGNDPATADGSMNGAADDAGTTGGTNADRAGAGRGVPEGGVGAALAAELRDGDLAESDRQLLAAELDTDDASGEVRFSHLQSRISDLEAYTDALEEFIDENGPARRLIEDLTDDIEHIEDELAALDERTEANERAIERLDDDVAANADDIEALDKGLADAEAEIDETQASIADLRAAIDDIDEWRGRISSVLGGVSDEE; encoded by the coding sequence ATGAGTGACGCAGACACGACGGAACGAACCGTCACCGAGGACGGGATCACCGTCACGAAATCCTACGAGACCGACGAGTTCCCCGTTCCAACGGTCGATTTCCGCGTCCGGTCCGAGCGCGACGACGGTGTGACCGTCCGGCTGGCCGATGCCATCCCCGACGGTGTGCCGTCGGGCGATTTGGGGTTCCATCCCGACTACGGCGGCGACGATTGGTCGCTTGCGGGCGATAACGCGGTCTTCGAGCACTTCATCGCGCCCGGCGAGGAGTACCGGACCGTCTACGGCATCAGGACCGACGACCACGACCCCGACCGGTTCATGACCGACCCCGAACTCACCGTCGACGCACCCGAGGGGACGGCCACCGAATCGACCGACACCGGAGCCGGGAGCACCGATACCGACGAACCGACCGCGCCGGGTCGCGACAGCAGTCAGGCCGCTCGCGACGTCATCACCGGTGACCGCGAGGTCGCAGGTCTCGACGGCGACGACACCGTCGAGGACGTCACCATCTCCGGGAACGACCCGGCGACGGCGGATGGGTCCATGAACGGTGCGGCGGACGACGCGGGCACGACCGGTGGGACGAACGCCGACCGAGCGGGTGCGGGACGCGGCGTTCCCGAGGGTGGCGTCGGGGCGGCGCTGGCGGCCGAACTCCGCGACGGCGACCTCGCCGAGAGCGACCGCCAACTGCTCGCCGCGGAACTCGACACCGACGACGCGAGTGGCGAGGTTCGGTTCAGCCACCTCCAGTCGCGCATCAGTGACCTCGAAGCCTACACCGACGCCCTAGAGGAGTTCATCGACGAGAACGGGCCGGCCCGGCGGCTCATCGAGGACCTCACCGACGACATCGAGCACATCGAGGACGAACTCGCGGCGCTCGACGAGCGCACGGAGGCCAACGAGCGCGCCATCGAGCGCCTCGATGACGACGTGGCGGCGAACGCTGACGACATCGAGGCGCTCGACAAGGGTCTCGCCGACGCGGAGGCCGAAATCGACGAGACGCAGGCGTCGATCGCGGACCTCCGGGCGGCCATCGACGACATCGACGAGTGGCGCGGCCGGATTTCGAGCGTGCTCGGCGGCGTCTCCGACGAGGAGTGA
- a CDS encoding MBL fold metallo-hydrolase: MVHSDWDDWLLDEISTSDPDGVAVWYLGCNGFALTDGESTLFIDPYLGTGDPPRTVRMIPVPFDPADVTSADAVFATHEHTDHVHGPSQAPILEGSGATFHAPADSIAVAREEERWTDEWDVSAEQLDEITEGDTVEVGAFTVTVETAHDPDATEPVSYVVEHPAGTFFHGGDTKPAAELDDIGERHDIDLGALAFGSTGKIPDKQTGELTEKRWYCDENEIVETAGRLRLDRLVPTHWDMWKGLTAEPTALHPHVRSYEYPRKLEIVEIGDRIELNR; the protein is encoded by the coding sequence ATGGTCCATTCCGATTGGGACGACTGGCTGCTGGACGAGATCAGTACGTCCGACCCCGACGGCGTCGCGGTCTGGTATCTCGGCTGCAACGGCTTCGCGCTCACCGATGGCGAGAGCACGTTGTTCATCGACCCGTATCTCGGCACGGGCGACCCGCCCCGCACAGTCAGAATGATTCCCGTCCCGTTCGACCCGGCGGACGTCACGAGTGCCGACGCGGTCTTCGCCACCCACGAACACACCGACCACGTCCACGGTCCCTCGCAGGCCCCCATCCTCGAAGGCTCGGGCGCGACCTTCCACGCACCGGCCGACAGCATCGCGGTCGCGCGCGAAGAGGAGCGCTGGACCGACGAGTGGGACGTCTCCGCGGAGCAACTCGACGAGATAACCGAGGGTGACACCGTCGAAGTCGGCGCATTCACCGTCACGGTCGAGACGGCGCACGACCCGGATGCCACGGAACCAGTGAGCTACGTCGTCGAGCACCCGGCAGGCACCTTCTTCCACGGCGGCGATACGAAGCCCGCAGCCGAACTCGACGACATTGGCGAGCGCCACGACATCGACCTCGGGGCGCTCGCGTTCGGCTCGACGGGAAAGATCCCCGACAAGCAAACCGGCGAACTGACCGAAAAGCGCTGGTACTGCGACGAGAACGAGATCGTCGAGACCGCCGGACGGCTCCGGCTCGACCGACTCGTGCCCACCCACTGGGACATGTGGAAGGGGTTGACCGCCGAGCCGACCGCACTCCATCCCCACGTTCGCAGCTACGAGTACCCCCGGAAGCTCGAAATCGTCGAGATCGGCGACCGGATCGAACTGAACCGGTGA
- a CDS encoding HAD family hydrolase, whose protein sequence is MALPQYDFWLCDLDGTLVDVEWTYVRRLFDRVGERLGRSFDDREAHTLWNGLGGFRDEQLRAWGIDVERFWTTLHSIEDPTARAAATFVYDDAAAFLASLDVPVGIVTHCQRHLTEPVLSALGLHGRFETVVCCTSELGWKPDPEPVRVAIEEMGVAGQRGVLVGDGPHDVGAAWNAGLDGIHLERHGHERRGRCVRGDHRLTEFPV, encoded by the coding sequence ATGGCGCTACCCCAGTACGACTTCTGGCTCTGTGATCTCGACGGAACGCTCGTCGACGTCGAATGGACGTACGTCCGTCGGCTGTTCGACCGCGTCGGCGAGCGTCTCGGACGCAGTTTCGACGACCGCGAGGCACACACGCTCTGGAACGGTCTCGGCGGGTTCCGCGACGAACAGCTCCGGGCGTGGGGGATCGACGTCGAGCGCTTCTGGACGACGCTTCATTCCATTGAGGACCCGACGGCCCGCGCGGCGGCGACGTTCGTCTACGACGACGCCGCCGCCTTCCTCGCATCGCTCGATGTCCCCGTAGGAATCGTCACCCATTGTCAGCGCCACCTCACCGAGCCGGTCCTCTCCGCACTCGGCCTGCACGGGCGCTTCGAGACGGTCGTCTGCTGTACGAGCGAACTGGGTTGGAAACCCGATCCCGAACCCGTGCGAGTGGCGATCGAGGAGATGGGCGTCGCCGGCCAGCGGGGCGTACTCGTCGGCGACGGTCCCCACGACGTGGGTGCGGCGTGGAACGCCGGTCTCGACGGGATCCACCTCGAACGCCACGGCCACGAGCGCCGCGGGCGCTGCGTCCGTGGCGACCACCGCCTCACCGAATTCCCCGTCTAA
- a CDS encoding 4a-hydroxytetrahydrobiopterin dehydratase codes for MADVLTDDEIDDRTPEGWNHEGDEIVRTYEFDEYLDGVEFASDAAELADEEFHHPEITIRYDEVEISLTSHEEGGVTDQDIQMAEHFDDAR; via the coding sequence ATGGCTGACGTTCTGACCGACGACGAAATCGACGACCGCACACCGGAAGGATGGAATCACGAGGGCGACGAAATCGTCCGCACCTACGAGTTCGACGAGTATCTCGACGGGGTGGAGTTCGCGAGCGACGCCGCCGAACTCGCCGACGAGGAGTTCCACCATCCCGAGATCACGATCCGCTACGACGAGGTGGAGATCAGCCTGACGAGCCACGAGGAGGGCGGCGTCACCGACCAGGACATCCAGATGGCCGAGCACTTCGACGACGCGCGCTGA
- the dnaG gene encoding DNA primase DnaG: MEDTDKYLIHADVTAEGVVERNDVVGAIFGQTEGLLGTDLDLRTLQQSSKVGRIDVSINSQNGQSFGRITIASGLDRVETAILAASLETIERIGPCRSTVDVERIEDVRAAKRREVVERAKGLLGAFEESTMSSAELVEQVRESARTGEVVEFEGLPAGPRVAEGDAIVVVEGRADVLTLLEYGIKNAVAVEGTNVPDAVAALTGERTATAFLDGDRGGDLILKELAQVGDIDYVAVAPTGKSVEDLSREEVHESLRGKVAHELVAEAGNPREAVAATDGSARPAPAEHVAPSTPEPTLETVEPTTDVEPPSARPSPPDAEDQPSGEPVEARAAETDGATGEDESRETAETEDEPATLGAHVREVVNDESDLTRLLDGEFALIAEVPVDETFDAIAEASAVPTAVVTDDELDQRVLDVAAQRGVEQVVARSTGEFVKRPTDVRVRTADQLRSDSVDADESD, translated from the coding sequence ATGGAGGACACGGACAAATACCTGATTCACGCGGACGTCACCGCCGAGGGGGTCGTCGAACGCAACGACGTCGTCGGCGCGATCTTCGGCCAGACGGAGGGACTGCTGGGCACCGATCTCGACTTGCGCACCCTCCAGCAGTCCTCGAAGGTCGGTCGGATCGACGTCAGCATCAACTCGCAGAACGGCCAGTCGTTCGGGCGTATCACCATCGCCAGCGGCCTCGATAGGGTCGAGACCGCGATTCTGGCGGCGTCGCTTGAAACCATCGAACGCATCGGTCCCTGCCGCTCGACGGTCGACGTCGAGCGCATCGAGGACGTTCGGGCCGCAAAGCGCCGCGAGGTCGTCGAGCGAGCGAAAGGTCTCCTCGGAGCCTTCGAGGAGTCCACGATGAGTTCGGCCGAACTCGTCGAACAGGTCCGCGAGAGCGCACGCACCGGCGAGGTCGTCGAGTTCGAGGGACTCCCCGCGGGACCGCGCGTCGCCGAGGGCGATGCGATAGTCGTCGTCGAGGGCCGTGCGGACGTGCTCACGCTGCTCGAATACGGCATCAAGAACGCCGTCGCCGTCGAGGGGACCAACGTGCCCGACGCCGTGGCCGCCCTCACCGGCGAGCGCACGGCGACGGCGTTCCTCGACGGCGACCGGGGCGGCGACCTCATCCTGAAGGAACTCGCCCAGGTCGGCGACATCGATTACGTCGCCGTCGCCCCCACGGGCAAGAGCGTCGAGGACCTCTCACGCGAGGAGGTCCACGAGTCGCTGCGCGGGAAGGTCGCCCACGAACTCGTCGCCGAGGCGGGCAACCCGCGCGAAGCCGTCGCCGCGACCGACGGCAGCGCCCGACCCGCGCCCGCCGAGCACGTCGCGCCATCGACACCCGAGCCCACGCTGGAGACGGTGGAGCCGACCACCGACGTCGAACCCCCGTCCGCTCGTCCGTCCCCACCCGATGCCGAAGACCAACCGTCCGGCGAACCGGTCGAGGCGCGAGCGGCCGAAACGGACGGAGCGACCGGTGAGGACGAATCGCGGGAGACGGCGGAGACCGAGGACGAACCGGCGACGCTCGGCGCACACGTCCGGGAGGTCGTGAACGACGAATCCGATCTGACACGGCTGCTCGACGGCGAGTTCGCGCTGATAGCGGAGGTCCCGGTCGACGAGACGTTCGACGCCATCGCGGAGGCGTCGGCGGTGCCCACCGCAGTGGTGACCGACGACGAACTCGACCAGCGCGTGCTCGACGTGGCCGCTCAGCGCGGCGTCGAGCAGGTCGTCGCGCGCTCGACCGGCGAGTTCGTCAAGCGACCGACCGACGTGCGCGTGCGGACCGCCGATCAGCTCCGCTCCGATTCGGTTGACGCCGACGAATCGGACTGA
- a CDS encoding GNAT family N-acetyltransferase — MTGIRAATPADRPRLLAIQAASLASNWPELLETAIDGAGTVLVAGHTPVGYALAVGSQPTHLAELAVAPGHRNAGHGSALLTAILDDCDECRLTARADDERARRFYERHGFRIEEHLPNHYENADGVAMVRQSDSSASTESERS, encoded by the coding sequence ATGACCGGAATCAGGGCGGCGACGCCAGCCGACCGCCCGCGTTTGCTCGCCATTCAGGCGGCCTCGCTCGCCTCGAACTGGCCGGAGTTGCTCGAAACGGCCATCGACGGAGCGGGAACGGTGCTCGTCGCCGGGCACACCCCCGTTGGCTACGCGCTCGCGGTCGGGAGCCAGCCCACGCATCTCGCCGAACTCGCCGTCGCCCCCGGCCACCGCAACGCGGGCCACGGCTCGGCGCTTCTGACCGCGATTCTCGACGACTGTGATGAGTGTCGACTCACCGCACGGGCCGACGACGAGCGCGCGCGACGGTTCTACGAGCGCCACGGCTTCCGGATCGAAGAGCATCTCCCGAATCACTACGAGAACGCCGACGGCGTGGCGATGGTCCGTCAGTCCGATTCGTCGGCGTCAACCGAATCGGAGCGGAGCTGA
- a CDS encoding DUF92 domain-containing protein, translated as MTWPLRRAGAFALVGALAFAAPLLGPAAAAPFVVVAALAAFVVEDGPVFELFARPGDHEERTLYGLAGFSLAAAGLALFVPLFGMPVFVFAASVLVLSGGNLAEAAARQRSDAAITATLAFVVGGALAGVLAQFVVGLVAPAPPPALAVFFAASAALLGALVRLALFVRDDPLVLFSMGLLLWLLAALEPTTSPVGIALALAVTAGFGALAYALDTASITGMLTGVLAGLLMVVLGGFGWFALLIVFFGGGGLAGKFRYERKRKRGLAEGNDGARGSANVLANSAVALGAVLAHAASPMVSMDGSLFAFVFAGSLAGAMADTLSSELGGLFDTPRLITTLETVPPGTDGGVTWQGVLAGSLGAVLIAVLALPFLAVPPAGALAIAVAGVAGMVVDSLLGALFENRRVDELFAGALAGLAFADRRIGNQTVNFLATLAAALLCAALAVLAGLASL; from the coding sequence GTGACGTGGCCACTCCGGCGGGCGGGCGCGTTCGCGCTCGTCGGCGCACTCGCCTTCGCCGCCCCGCTGTTGGGTCCGGCCGCCGCTGCTCCCTTCGTGGTCGTCGCCGCGCTCGCGGCGTTCGTCGTCGAGGACGGGCCGGTCTTCGAGCTGTTCGCCCGGCCCGGCGACCACGAGGAGCGGACGCTCTACGGACTGGCGGGCTTTTCGCTCGCGGCGGCCGGTCTCGCGCTGTTCGTTCCCCTGTTCGGGATGCCAGTCTTCGTCTTTGCCGCCAGCGTGCTCGTGCTCTCGGGTGGGAATCTCGCCGAAGCGGCGGCCCGACAGCGCTCCGACGCCGCCATCACCGCCACGCTTGCGTTCGTCGTTGGGGGTGCGCTCGCGGGCGTGCTCGCCCAGTTCGTGGTCGGACTCGTCGCCCCCGCACCGCCGCCCGCGCTCGCGGTCTTCTTCGCCGCGAGCGCCGCGCTGCTCGGCGCGCTGGTTCGTCTCGCGCTGTTCGTCCGCGACGACCCGCTCGTGCTGTTCTCGATGGGGCTACTGCTCTGGCTGCTGGCCGCGCTCGAACCGACGACCTCTCCAGTGGGCATCGCGCTCGCGCTCGCCGTCACGGCTGGCTTCGGGGCGCTCGCCTACGCGCTCGATACGGCCTCGATCACCGGAATGCTGACGGGCGTGCTCGCGGGGCTGTTGATGGTCGTACTCGGCGGGTTCGGCTGGTTCGCGCTGCTCATCGTCTTCTTCGGCGGCGGCGGACTCGCCGGCAAGTTCCGTTACGAACGCAAGCGAAAGCGCGGACTCGCCGAAGGCAACGACGGCGCGCGTGGCAGCGCCAACGTGCTCGCGAACTCGGCGGTCGCGCTGGGTGCGGTGCTCGCCCACGCCGCGAGTCCGATGGTCTCGATGGATGGTTCGCTGTTCGCGTTCGTCTTCGCCGGGTCGCTCGCCGGCGCGATGGCCGACACGCTGTCGAGCGAACTCGGCGGCCTGTTCGACACGCCGCGACTCATCACGACGCTCGAAACGGTCCCTCCCGGCACCGACGGCGGCGTGACGTGGCAGGGCGTGCTCGCCGGCTCGCTCGGTGCGGTGCTCATCGCCGTGCTCGCCCTTCCGTTCCTCGCGGTCCCGCCCGCGGGTGCGCTCGCCATCGCCGTGGCGGGCGTCGCCGGCATGGTCGTCGATAGCCTGCTCGGCGCGCTCTTCGAGAACCGACGGGTGGACGAACTGTTCGCGGGCGCGCTGGCCGGTCTCGCGTTCGCCGACCGCCGCATCGGTAATCAAACAGTGAACTTCCTCGCCACGCTCGCGGCCGCGCTGCTCTGTGCGGCCCTCGCCGTGCTCGCCGGTCTCGCGTCGCTATGA
- a CDS encoding undecaprenyl diphosphate synthase family protein yields the protein MGLYDRYLAARIRRNPAPLPGCVAVVITERDLLEDGAYRTVEEFFEWAFEYGADSVLVYVSVLDTGAVPAIRRVFERCDAPRELAVRGPDDAERADAPINVSIGLGGKHEFAAAVRGAATAVEAGTLAPEEIDADTIEERLVFPTDPDLVIKTGAERLSDFMIWQSVYSELHFTDVNWRDFRKREYLRALRDYQNRQRRYGQ from the coding sequence GTGGGACTGTACGACCGCTATCTCGCCGCTCGCATCCGCCGCAATCCGGCCCCGCTGCCGGGCTGTGTCGCGGTCGTCATCACCGAACGTGACCTGCTCGAAGACGGTGCCTATCGCACGGTCGAAGAGTTCTTCGAGTGGGCCTTCGAGTACGGAGCCGACTCCGTGCTGGTCTACGTGAGCGTGCTCGATACGGGCGCGGTACCGGCCATCCGCCGGGTGTTCGAGCGCTGTGACGCTCCCCGCGAACTCGCCGTCCGCGGCCCCGATGACGCCGAGCGTGCCGACGCACCGATCAACGTGAGCATCGGTCTCGGCGGCAAGCACGAGTTCGCGGCGGCCGTTCGCGGCGCAGCCACCGCGGTCGAAGCCGGGACGCTCGCGCCCGAGGAGATCGACGCCGACACCATCGAGGAGAGGTTAGTGTTTCCGACCGACCCCGACCTGGTCATCAAGACTGGAGCCGAGCGACTCTCGGATTTCATGATCTGGCAGTCGGTCTACTCGGAACTACACTTCACCGACGTGAACTGGCGGGACTTCCGCAAGCGGGAGTACCTGCGGGCGCTGCGCGATTATCAGAACCGCCAGCGTCGGTACGGCCAGTAA
- the uppS gene encoding polyprenyl diphosphate synthase translates to MAPRTHGLLYRAYERLLQREIDGAPTHVAVIQDGNRRYADEHGKDAADGHRAGAETTERVLDWCADCGVEELTLYTFSTENFDRSPAEREHLFSLLDEKLREFADAERVHDQEVRIRAIGETDRLPEYLRETIAYAEGKTEEYDALHLNIALAYGGRTELLGAAREAASAVEAGDIAPGDIDSEEIERRLYTGPARDVDLIIRTGGDERTSNFLPWHANGNEAAVFFCTPYWPAFAKKDFLRAIRTYESRTQSWRRTRARRALALVRAVGGAELDEARAIVERLREHLPRGELDGIEHDTNESDPTTAD, encoded by the coding sequence ATGGCCCCGCGCACGCACGGTCTGTTGTATCGAGCCTACGAGCGCCTCCTCCAGCGCGAAATCGACGGCGCACCCACCCACGTCGCCGTCATTCAAGACGGCAACCGCCGATACGCCGACGAACACGGCAAGGACGCCGCCGACGGCCATCGTGCCGGCGCGGAGACCACCGAGCGAGTGCTCGATTGGTGTGCCGACTGCGGCGTCGAGGAGCTCACCCTTTACACCTTCTCGACGGAGAACTTCGACCGCTCGCCGGCAGAGCGCGAACACCTCTTCTCGCTCCTCGACGAGAAACTCCGCGAGTTCGCCGACGCCGAGCGCGTCCACGACCAGGAGGTACGGATCCGCGCCATCGGCGAGACCGACCGCCTGCCCGAGTACCTCCGCGAGACCATCGCGTACGCCGAGGGGAAAACGGAAGAATACGACGCACTCCACCTCAATATCGCGCTCGCCTACGGCGGCCGAACCGAACTGTTGGGCGCGGCCCGTGAGGCCGCCAGCGCGGTCGAGGCGGGCGACATCGCGCCCGGTGACATCGACAGCGAGGAGATCGAGCGCCGCCTCTACACCGGTCCCGCCCGCGACGTGGACCTCATCATCCGCACGGGCGGCGACGAGCGCACCTCGAACTTCCTACCGTGGCACGCCAACGGCAACGAGGCCGCCGTGTTCTTCTGTACACCCTACTGGCCGGCCTTCGCCAAGAAGGACTTCCTGCGCGCGATCCGGACCTACGAATCCAGAACGCAGTCGTGGCGGCGCACCCGTGCCCGGCGCGCGCTCGCGCTGGTTCGGGCGGTCGGCGGCGCGGAACTCGACGAGGCCCGCGCCATCGTCGAGCGCCTCCGTGAGCACCTCCCTCGGGGTGAACTCGACGGTATCGAGCACGACACGAACGAAAGCGACCCGACGACGGCCGACTGA
- a CDS encoding cold-shock protein, protein MASGTVDFFNDTGGYGFIESDDADEDVFFHMEDVGGPDLEEGQEVEFDIVQADKGPRAENLERL, encoded by the coding sequence ATGGCGTCAGGTACGGTTGACTTCTTCAACGACACGGGTGGCTACGGTTTCATCGAAAGCGACGACGCTGACGAGGACGTCTTCTTCCATATGGAAGACGTTGGCGGCCCTGACTTGGAGGAAGGACAGGAAGTAGAGTTCGACATCGTGCAGGCTGACAAGGGACCGCGGGCGGAAAACCTGGAGCGGCTGTAA
- a CDS encoding cold-shock protein yields the protein MAEGKVDFFNDTGGYGFIESDDADEDVFFHMEDVGGPDLEEGQEVEFDIVQADKGPRAENLERL from the coding sequence ATGGCGGAAGGCAAAGTCGATTTCTTCAACGACACGGGCGGCTACGGTTTCATCGAAAGCGACGACGCTGACGAGGACGTCTTCTTCCATATGGAAGACGTTGGCGGCCCTGACTTGGAGGAAGGACAGGAAGTAGAGTTCGACATCGTGCAGGCCGACAAAGGCCCGCGCGCCGAGAACCTCGAACGACTGTAA